One stretch of Croceibacterium atlanticum DNA includes these proteins:
- a CDS encoding c-type cytochrome — protein sequence MTRWTIIPALALLGACSSPMAQEVPQQGSPKVVKADLPGRTIFEHQCAPCHGAGPGDDGMPMLPGTMALARKYDGALPAALELRSDLGPEVLELFVRKGSGAMPMFRKAELTDADISAIAEYLQATAEASGSE from the coding sequence ATGACCCGCTGGACGATCATACCCGCGCTGGCCCTGCTGGGTGCCTGCAGTTCGCCCATGGCGCAGGAAGTGCCGCAGCAAGGCAGTCCGAAAGTGGTGAAGGCCGATTTGCCGGGCCGGACCATTTTCGAACATCAATGCGCGCCCTGCCATGGTGCCGGGCCCGGCGATGACGGTATGCCCATGTTGCCGGGCACGATGGCGCTGGCCAGGAAATATGATGGCGCCCTGCCCGCCGCGCTGGAACTGCGTAGCGATCTCGGCCCGGAAGTGCTGGAGCTTTTCGTCCGCAAAGGTTCCGGCGCCATGCCGATGTTCCGCAAGGCGGAGCTGACCGACGCGGATATCAGCGCAATCGCCGAATATCTGCAGGCCACCGCCGAAGCGAGCGGCAGCGAATAA